From the genome of Leptodactylus fuscus isolate aLepFus1 chromosome 1, aLepFus1.hap2, whole genome shotgun sequence, one region includes:
- the SFRP2 gene encoding secreted frizzled-related protein 2, whose product MCCQKPFYFIFLILLASDCMDSVKSLFPFGQPEFSYKRSNCKPIPATLLLCHDIEYPNMRLPNLLGHETMKEVLQQASSWIPLIQKQCHRDTKKFLCSLFAPVCIDDLDETIKPCRSLCEQVKDSCAPVMSAFGFPWPDMLDCSRFPQDNDLCIPPASTEYVPATREAPKVCDACKTGIEDDNDIVENLCKNDFALKIKVKEIAYINGDTKIIPETKSKTIYKLNGVTERDLKKTVLWLKDGLQCTCDEMNDINAPYLVMGQKLGGELVITSVKRWQKGQREFKRISRSIRKLQC is encoded by the exons ATGTGCTGCCAGAAGCCCTTCTACTTCATCTTCCTCATCCTGCTGGCATCTGACTGTATGGACTCAGTGAAAAGCTTGTTTCCATTTGGGCAACCTGAATTTTCCTACAAGAGGAGCAATTGCAAACCCATCCCTGCAACTCTGCTTCTATGCCATGATATTGAGTACCCCAACATGAGGCTGCCAAACCTCCTGGGCCATGAGACTATGAAAGAAGTCCTGCAGCAAGCATCCTCCTGGATCCCACTGATACAGAAGCAGTGCCACCGTGATACCAAGAAATTCCTGTGCTCCCTCTTTGCTCCAGTGTGCATTGATGACCTGGATGAGACCATAAAGCCCTGCAGGTCACTGTGTGAGCAGGTGAAGGACAGCTGTGCCCCAGTCATGTCTGCATTTGGCTTCCCATGGCCAGATATGCTGGACTGCAGTCGATTTCCCCAGGACAATGATTTGTGTATCCCACCGGCAAGTACTGAGTATGTGCCAGCCACCAGAGAAG CACCAAAAGTTTGTGACGCCTGTAAAACCGGCATCGAGGATGACAATGACATTGTGGAGAATCTGTGCAAAAATGATTTCG CCCTGAAGATAAAAGTGAAGGAGATCGCCTACATCAATGGGGACACTAAGATCATCCCGGAGACAAAGAGCAAAACCATTTACAAACTGAATGGGGTAACAGAAAGAGATTTGAAGAAGACTGTGCTGTGGCTTAAAGATGGCCTGCAGTGTACCTGCGACGAGATGAATGACATTAACGCTCCCTATTTAGTGATGGGACAAAAGCTCGGAGGGGAGCTGGTCATCACCTCAGTCAAACGGTGGCAGAAAGGCCAACGGGAGTTTAAAAGGATCTCTCGCAGCATCCGCAAGCTGCAGTGCTAG